The Caldicellulosiruptor obsidiansis OB47 genome segment TCAAAAAAATCAAGTTGCTTCTTAAAATTTTTAATAATTCTTGTACATATACAAGTTAAATATAGCTAATTAATTTTAAATCTTTTAAAAATCAACATATTTTACACATCACTACTTCCTTCTTGCAAAGTATTTTAAAACCAGCTAAAATAAAAATGTTCAAATCTACAAAAAAGGTGGATTAAAAGTCATGAAACAAATAGACAATCTCAAAGAAGCAAAAATTCTCTTTGAAGCTTTATCATCTGATGCAAGATTAGAGATTATAAACCTTCTAAGCAAACATCGCGAAATGAATATGAACGAAATTGCACAGAAATTGGGGCTCACAAATGGCGCGGTTACTCAACACATGAAAAAGCTAATTGCTGCTGGGATTGTTACAATCAGTGCAGCTGCAGGAAAACATGGCAATCAAAAGATTTGCCGTCTTGTTGAAGACAAGATAATTATTAACATTGTCACAAAGCATCCTCAAAAATTATATGAGTGCGAAATCAAAGTCGGTAATTATTCTATCTTTGAGGTTTATCCAACCTGCGGACTTGCTACAAAAGACAAGTTAATCGGAGAGGTGGATGACCCCAAATACTTTGCTCATCCTGAACATGTTAACTGTGATATTATCTGGTTTACAAAGGGTTATGTAGAATATA includes the following:
- a CDS encoding ArsR/SmtB family transcription factor; the protein is MKQIDNLKEAKILFEALSSDARLEIINLLSKHREMNMNEIAQKLGLTNGAVTQHMKKLIAAGIVTISAAAGKHGNQKICRLVEDKIIINIVTKHPQKLYECEIKVGNYSIFEVYPTCGLATKDKLIGEVDDPKYFAHPEHVNCDIIWFTKGYVEYIIPNFLRQNQKAVEIQISFEISSEAPGVSENWPSDIYFYLNGVELGYWTSPGDFGGETKGIFTPDWWFPNWNQYGLLKLLSVSEDGTYIDGFKISNVTIKDIDIESKNEIRFRVAVPDHAKNIGGVTLFGRNFGNYDQDIKFRIFYEEV